The Azospirillum baldaniorum DNA window TGCCGGAGGGGCGGGCGAGCAGGAACCCGAACAGCACCACGAAGACGATGGTGTTCTGCCACTCGGTGGGGATCTGCCACATGCCCAGGCTCTGCACGAAGGCCAGCAGGAAGGCGGCGATGACCGCCCCGCGCAGCGATCCCACCCCGCCGACGATCACCGCGACGAAGGCGACGAACACCGCGCCGAAGCCCATGTTGGGGTTCAGCCCGTCGCGCAGCAGGACCAGCGCCCCGGCCACCGCCGACACCGCCGATCCCAGCGCGAAGACCAGGATGGACAGCCGCGTGGTGTCGATGCCGATGACGGTGGCCATCTCGCGGTTGTCGGCCATGGCGCGGATGGCCTTGCCGTAGCGGCTGGCCCGCAGGAACAGCGCGATGCCGCAGCCGACCAGCAGCGCCGCCGCCACCTGCCCCAATTGAACCGTGGTAAAGAAGGCGTTGCCGACGAAATGCACGTCGTAGGCGACGCTGTCGACCGTCTTGACCCCGGTGCCGAAGACGATGCCGATCAGGTTCTTCATGACGATGAACAGGCCGAGCGAGGCGACCAGAACGACGAAGGGCGGGCTGCCGCTGATTTCGAACGGGCGGTAGATGAACAGGTAGCAGCCGACGCCCAGCGCCGCGGTGAAGGCGATCCCCAGCAGCACCGCCGCCCAAAACGGCAGCCCGACCAGCGCCGCCAGCGCCCAGATGGCGTAGGCGCCGACCGCATAGACCGGCCCGTAGGCGAAATGCACGACGCCGGTCGTCCCGAAGATCAACGCGAAGCCCATCGCCAGCAGGGCGAAATGCGCGCCGTTGAACAGACCGTTCAGGGTCAGTTGGATGAGCAAATCCATGGAATGGCGCTCCTGTCTATGTCCCCCTCTCCCCTCTGGGGAGAGGGTTGGGGTGAGGGGGTTGCGCGTGTCGGAGCGTCCGGCAAAAGCGCAACCCCCTCACCGGCCCTACGGGCCACCCTCTCCCCAGAGGGGAGAGGGCTAACGCATTGAAACCGCGGTCATTCGCCCGAGGTGAACTTCACGAATGTCTGTTGGCCGTTCTCCAGGCGGAACACCGCGACCGGCTTCTGCGCCACGCCGTTCTTGCGGAAGGTCAGCGTCTTGCCGTAGACGCTGTCGAAGGTCGGGTTTTCCCACAGCGCCTGGACCAGACGCTCGCCGCTGTAATAGTCGCCGCCCTTGGCCTTCGCCCGCCGGATCAGCTCGGCGATGACGTAGACGCCCTCGTAGTAGTTGGCGGCGTAGAAGTCCGGCATCTCGCCGAACTTGGCCCGGTAGGCGTCGGCGAAGCGCTTGGACCAGGGATTCTCGTCGGTGGCGGCGAAATAGTCGGTGACGACCTCCACCCCCTCGGCGTGCTTGCCGGCGACCTTGGTGTCCTCGGCGGTCCATTCCATGCAGTAGACCGGCTGCTTCATGCCCAGCTCGCGCATCCGCTTCACCGCCAGCCCGGCCTGCGGCGTGGTCGGCCAGTTGGCGATGGCGTCGGGCTGGGAGGCGCGCAGCTTGGCGACCTGGGTGTCGATGTTGGCGGCATCGGCCTGGAACTGCTCGGCGGCGACCATCTTCAGCCCCATGCCCTCCCACGCCTTGGTGGTGGCGGCGATGGTGGCGTCGCCGAACTCCGACTTGATGGCGATCTGGGCGAGCTTCTTGGCCCCCTGCTCGGCCGCGCGGTGGGCGATGCCGGCGGCCAGATCGGACGCCATGGAGCGGATGTTGAACATGTAGGGGGAGGTGCCGACCGTCTGGGCGCTGACCCCGCCGCCGTTGATCATCATCACCTTCTTCTGGTCGCCGATGGGCATGGTGGCCAGCGTCACCGTGGAGAAGGAGGGGAGTACCGCCTTCACCCCCTCGACGTCGACCAGCCGGTTCATGCCGGCGACCGCCGCCTGGGCGCTGCCGCTCTTGTGGTCCTCGATGACCAGCTGCAGCTTGATGCCGTCGATGCCCCCCTGGGCGTTGATCTCGTCCACCGCAAGCTGCGCCCCGGCGCTCATCACCTTGCCGTAATGGGGCGAGGCGCCGGTCATCGCGAAGATGCCGCCGATCTTGTAGACCGCCGGGTCGGCGGCCAGCGCGGCGCCGCTGGTGAGCGCGCTGCTCAGCACGAGCGCGGCGAACAGGGTGCGTTTCGACATCGTTCCCTCCCAGGAATCCGTTGTTCGGGGGTGACGCGGTCCCGTTGGCGGGACTCGTTGCCGTTTCAAAAGAAATCAGCGGGCAAAAGACAGCCCGGACAGCAGCCGCCGGACGGACGGCGCCG harbors:
- a CDS encoding ABC transporter substrate-binding protein, whose amino-acid sequence is MSKRTLFAALVLSSALTSGAALAADPAVYKIGGIFAMTGASPHYGKVMSAGAQLAVDEINAQGGIDGIKLQLVIEDHKSGSAQAAVAGMNRLVDVEGVKAVLPSFSTVTLATMPIGDQKKVMMINGGGVSAQTVGTSPYMFNIRSMASDLAAGIAHRAAEQGAKKLAQIAIKSEFGDATIAATTKAWEGMGLKMVAAEQFQADAANIDTQVAKLRASQPDAIANWPTTPQAGLAVKRMRELGMKQPVYCMEWTAEDTKVAGKHAEGVEVVTDYFAATDENPWSKRFADAYRAKFGEMPDFYAANYYEGVYVIAELIRRAKAKGGDYYSGERLVQALWENPTFDSVYGKTLTFRKNGVAQKPVAVFRLENGQQTFVKFTSGE
- a CDS encoding branched-chain amino acid ABC transporter permease — encoded protein: MDLLIQLTLNGLFNGAHFALLAMGFALIFGTTGVVHFAYGPVYAVGAYAIWALAALVGLPFWAAVLLGIAFTAALGVGCYLFIYRPFEISGSPPFVVLVASLGLFIVMKNLIGIVFGTGVKTVDSVAYDVHFVGNAFFTTVQLGQVAAALLVGCGIALFLRASRYGKAIRAMADNREMATVIGIDTTRLSILVFALGSAVSAVAGALVLLRDGLNPNMGFGAVFVAFVAVIVGGVGSLRGAVIAAFLLAFVQSLGMWQIPTEWQNTIVFVVLFGFLLARPSGIVRRA